Proteins from one Entomospira culicis genomic window:
- the metK gene encoding methionine adenosyltransferase: MSIRKSYTFTSESVGEGHPDKICDQISDAILDEALRADPESRVACEVYASTGMVIVGGEITTDCYIDVVQSARDVLKNIGYDHSEYGINYKDCAVLSVIKPQSPDIAMGVDASAQKEQGAGDQGIMFGYACSDTPNYMPATLEYAHAIVREAARVRKSGVVDFLRPDCKAQVSMVYENGMPKYIDTVVLSHQHGEQVDNATLRKFLQEEVIAKAIPSHFLDEKTTYHINPTGRFIMGGPQADVGLTGRKIIVDTYGGAAAHGGGAFSGKDPSKVDRSAAYMARYIAKNLVAAGVAPKIQVELAYAIGVAEPVSIFVETYDNSTVDGAKLEAMVREIFALKPADIVRSLDLKRPVFLPTASYGHFGRAEFSWEQLDKVADIKSYLGW; this comes from the coding sequence ATGTCAATAAGAAAGAGTTATACGTTTACCAGCGAGAGTGTGGGTGAGGGGCATCCCGATAAAATTTGCGATCAGATTTCAGATGCTATCCTAGATGAGGCGCTTCGTGCTGATCCTGAGAGTCGGGTGGCTTGCGAGGTGTATGCTAGCACGGGCATGGTGATTGTGGGTGGCGAAATTACTACCGATTGTTACATCGATGTGGTGCAGAGCGCGCGCGATGTCTTAAAAAATATCGGTTATGATCATAGTGAATATGGCATTAATTATAAAGATTGTGCGGTTTTATCGGTGATTAAACCACAATCACCAGACATTGCTATGGGGGTAGACGCATCGGCACAGAAAGAGCAGGGGGCAGGCGATCAGGGCATTATGTTTGGCTATGCATGTTCGGATACGCCAAATTATATGCCCGCAACATTGGAGTATGCGCATGCGATTGTCCGTGAGGCAGCTCGGGTACGCAAGAGTGGCGTGGTCGATTTTCTGCGCCCTGATTGTAAGGCGCAGGTGAGCATGGTTTACGAGAACGGTATGCCTAAATATATCGATACGGTGGTGCTTAGTCATCAACACGGCGAGCAGGTGGATAATGCCACACTACGTAAATTCCTACAAGAGGAGGTCATTGCTAAGGCGATTCCTTCTCACTTTTTAGACGAAAAGACGACCTATCATATCAACCCGACTGGACGATTTATCATGGGTGGTCCTCAAGCGGATGTTGGTTTAACGGGACGTAAAATTATTGTCGATACTTACGGCGGAGCGGCTGCGCATGGTGGTGGTGCGTTTAGTGGGAAAGATCCTTCTAAGGTTGACCGATCGGCTGCCTATATGGCGCGTTATATTGCCAAGAATTTAGTGGCCGCTGGGGTTGCTCCAAAGATTCAAGTGGAGTTGGCGTATGCTATTGGCGTTGCCGAACCGGTGAGCATCTTTGTGGAGACTTACGATAATAGCACGGTGGACGGTGCTAAGCTTGAGGCGATGGTGCGTGAAATTTTTGCGCTCAAACCTGCGGATATTGTACGTTCGCTCGATTTAAAACGCCCTGTTTTTCTTCCTACGGCAAGTTATGGGCACTTTGGGCGCGCTGAATTTAGTTGGGAGCAACTGGATAAAGTCGCTGACATCAAGAGCTATTTAGGCTGGTAA
- a CDS encoding YdcF family protein yields the protein MKQKRRIGRMVSVMVWLGFFYLVGIFSLASIYIVTVSQVRQHIAHADVILVLGCAAPNGQVSGMLRERLNEALLLYYQGYAPYILVSGGVGPGEAVSEARVMQRYLLAHGVPLEHILIENRSRRTWENLSFSKQIIDRYNFRDVIIVTSSFHLARSISTAEQLGYEQVYFSGATSSAKGWQFLFNYLREIPGLLYYLVAPRYLEQNTQTRMLAREVPYIPQHIYL from the coding sequence TTGAAGCAGAAGAGACGTATAGGTCGTATGGTGAGCGTGATGGTTTGGCTTGGGTTTTTTTATCTAGTTGGAATTTTTTCTTTGGCGTCGATCTATATTGTTACTGTATCACAGGTTAGACAGCACATTGCCCATGCCGATGTTATTTTGGTGTTGGGCTGTGCTGCGCCTAATGGGCAGGTTAGTGGGATGTTGCGCGAGCGTCTTAATGAGGCGCTATTGCTTTACTATCAAGGTTATGCGCCCTATATTCTGGTGAGTGGTGGAGTTGGGCCAGGCGAGGCGGTGAGTGAAGCGCGCGTGATGCAACGATATTTATTAGCGCACGGGGTGCCATTAGAGCATATCCTCATTGAGAATCGATCGCGACGTACTTGGGAAAATCTTTCGTTTAGTAAGCAAATTATTGATAGATACAACTTTAGAGATGTCATTATTGTTACCTCAAGTTTTCACCTAGCCCGTTCGATATCTACGGCAGAACAACTTGGTTATGAGCAAGTCTACTTTTCTGGTGCGACATCTAGTGCTAAGGGTTGGCAATTCCTCTTCAATTATTTGCGCGAAATCCCAGGATTACTCTATTATTTGGTTGCACCTCGCTATTTAGAACAGAATACGCAAACACGTATGCTTGCCCGAGAAGTTCCTTATATCCCCCAACATATTTACCTTTAA
- a CDS encoding bifunctional folylpolyglutamate synthase/dihydrofolate synthase, with translation MQSYLEQLLTRRNPIHIRKEEARFSDILTILQDINIQKPRYKTIHLAGSKGKGSTAHAITATLYSLGYRTLLFTSPHLIDIKERFLLNLTRISTEQLHRALRWLQHQEDAYHITLPFFDAMTAMLFFLADSLPIDFLILETGLGGRLDATNLCASDITVITPIEREHTAILGDTLLAITQEKAGIIKPKTPLFIAKQAPQVAQCLEESAQKLGAPYFHFNALFAAIKERARSPFQQEIIYKERSFIVQFPTPMKVLAENALLALAVVDYLFPEHDIIPVWQESILSHQLPARYQKIKANIVLDASHTPSSFCALVQTFYQEFPTQEKILIFGCAVDKDFISISESFYYFDKIYFVAPKGIHQQMELLSQQYPQANSSYHPDLKTLLETLPLKKEQALLITGSFYLVAEALEHFH, from the coding sequence ATGCAAAGCTATTTAGAGCAATTACTAACTCGCCGAAATCCTATCCATATTCGTAAAGAAGAGGCGCGATTTTCAGATATTCTCACCATTTTACAGGATATAAACATTCAAAAACCACGCTATAAAACCATCCATCTTGCTGGAAGTAAAGGGAAAGGGAGCACGGCACATGCAATCACTGCGACGTTATATAGCCTCGGCTATCGGACGCTACTCTTCACCTCGCCTCATCTTATCGATATAAAAGAGCGCTTTTTACTCAATCTCACGCGTATTTCTACCGAACAATTGCATCGCGCGCTTCGTTGGTTACAACACCAAGAAGACGCATATCATATTACCCTGCCCTTCTTCGATGCAATGACGGCGATGCTCTTTTTTCTTGCCGATAGCCTACCCATCGATTTTTTAATCCTAGAAACCGGATTGGGTGGCCGATTAGATGCGACCAATCTCTGTGCAAGCGATATTACCGTTATCACGCCAATCGAGCGCGAGCACACCGCCATTTTAGGTGATACGCTCTTAGCCATCACTCAAGAAAAGGCTGGCATCATCAAGCCAAAGACTCCGCTCTTTATCGCCAAACAAGCTCCTCAAGTAGCACAATGTTTAGAAGAATCCGCGCAAAAACTAGGCGCACCCTACTTCCACTTTAACGCGCTCTTTGCCGCTATCAAGGAGCGCGCGCGTTCTCCTTTTCAACAAGAGATCATCTACAAAGAGAGATCATTTATCGTACAATTCCCCACCCCGATGAAGGTGCTTGCAGAAAATGCACTCTTGGCGCTTGCCGTCGTCGATTATCTCTTTCCTGAACATGATATTATACCAGTTTGGCAAGAGAGTATTCTTAGCCATCAACTGCCCGCACGCTACCAAAAAATAAAAGCAAATATCGTGCTAGACGCAAGCCACACCCCCAGCAGTTTTTGCGCTTTAGTGCAGACATTTTATCAAGAATTTCCTACGCAAGAGAAGATCTTAATTTTTGGCTGTGCTGTCGACAAAGATTTTATCTCTATATCAGAATCATTTTACTATTTTGATAAAATTTATTTTGTTGCGCCCAAGGGCATTCATCAACAGATGGAATTGTTAAGCCAACAATATCCTCAAGCTAACAGCTCTTACCATCCCGATTTAAAAACTCTCTTAGAGACGTTACCCCTCAAAAAAGAGCAAGCGCTCTTGATTACGGGCTCTTTTTATCTAGTAGCCGAAGCTCTCGAACATTTTCATTAA